A window of Patagioenas fasciata isolate bPatFas1 chromosome 5, bPatFas1.hap1, whole genome shotgun sequence contains these coding sequences:
- the LOC139828073 gene encoding uncharacterized protein, producing MTSHASSVHVRGDSRGRQGRRPWGPRAEASALVGARGNDPARGGWTLSLQGESVFPGASPALAGTRVPLSSRGVLAACPPPRPRAAGAPSAAAPQGRRAAVRRTEPAVLGTEGSPARRREGRAPFARGPGPAWARSQPRPSDLSAKGKEVTGRAGEDRSAPPGQQLLSMHPGSGGGTASGGILYVIPGRSSRRHGGFRVGPGSEGCHDFGGAGPAGSPGEGGRARREVPVSATARSLPGLRAGASPQPPPRETLSPNATRAILPSSFQTTN from the exons ATGACTTCCCACGCCAGTTCCGTGCACGTCCGTGGGGACTCCCGAGGGCGGCAGGGTCGCAGGCCCTGGGGACCGCGGGCAGAAGCCTCCGCCCTTGTAGGAGCCAGGGGAAATGACCCAGCCCGGGGCGGGTGGACCCTGTCCCTGCAAGGGGAAAGTGTCTTTCCAGGTGCGTCTCCCGCTCTGGCAGGAACCCGGGTCCCCCTGAGCTCCCGCGGGGTCCTGGCTGCctgcccgcccccccgcccccgcgccGCTGGCGCTCCCTCTGCGGCGGCGCCTCAGGGCCGTCGGGCCGCGGTTCGTCGCACAGAGCCGGCCGTGCTGGGTACCGAGGGCTCGCCGGCGAGGAGGCGGGAGGGAAGGGCACCCTTTGCGAGGGGTCCTGGGCCAGCGTGGGCCCGGTCCCAGCCCCGTCCCTCCGACCTAAGTGCGAAAGGGAAGGAAGTGACTGGGCGGGCGGGGGAGGATCGCAGCGCT cCTCCTGGACAGCAGCTCCTCAGCATGCAtcccgggagcggcggcgggacAGCCTCCGGTGGCATCTTATACGTTATCCCCGGACGGTCCTCCAGGCGACACGGCGGGTTTCGGGTCGGCCCGGGCAGCGAGGGATGCCATGATTTCGGCGGTGCGGGACCGGCAGGGAGCCCCGGGGAGGGCGGCAGAGCCCGGCGGGAGGTGCCGGTATCTGCCACAGCCAGGAGTCTGCCGGGACTCAGGGCAGGGGCGAGCCCACAGCCTCCCCCTCGGGAGACGCTCTCACCAAATGCGACAAGAGCGATCCTGCCATCATCCTTCCAAACTACTAATTAA